Proteins encoded together in one Muntiacus reevesi chromosome 22, mMunRee1.1, whole genome shotgun sequence window:
- the STBD1 gene encoding starch-binding domain-containing protein 1, which produces MGAVWSALLVGGGLAGALFVWLLRDSGKEGNAEQRKDAPPREAEAPGGDQGGGGGGLSPGPSAKPEHLQESNGCLVSETKGPSDLPGAAWRQQSPSGEAGNPDSSRAHVPSGPFPGTESLTTSETGNSRSYSDVSRHESLGSPMGERGLQKGPETPSKAVPCLAEKFPSSNLLLGRGKEVNPAQLDCQTRADHEDWEMVSRHSSWGDAGLGDGLGSPVLSAKQGKNWDRSMPVEAKGQKECRQVSVRFQVHYITSAGVQFIAVTGDHESLGRWNAYIPLQCNRDGFWSRSVSLPADTVVEWKFVVVENGEVARWEECSNRFLETGHEDKVVHRWWGIH; this is translated from the exons ATGGGCGCCGTCTGGTCCGCCCTGCTGGTCGGAGGGGGTCTGGCCGGAGCGCTTTTCGTTTGGCTGTTGCGGGACTCAGGAAAGGAGGGGAATGCGGAGCAGAGGAAGGACGCCCCCCCAAGGGAGGCTGAGGCTCCGGGAGGAGATcagggcggtggcggcggcggacTGAGCCCCGGACCTTCTGCCAAACCAG agcaTCTTCAAGAAAGCAATGGATGTTTGGTTTCTGAGACCAAAGGTCCCAGTGACCTGCCCGGAGCAGCATGGAGACAGCAGAGTCCTTCTGGAGAAGCTGGTAACCCTGATAGTTCAAGAGCACATGTTCCCTCTGGCCCGTTTCCAGGCACAGAATCTCTAACTACCTCTGAGACTGGTAACTCTAGAAGTTACTCTGACGTTTCAAGACACGAAAGCCTTGGATCTCCTATGGGAGAACGGGGATTGCAAAAAGGCCCAGAGAcaccttccaaagcagttccATGTTTGGCAGAGAAGTTTCCCTCTAGCAACCTGCTCCTGGGCAGAGGGAAAGAAGTGAACCCTGCACAGCTGGACTGTCAGACCCGGGCTGACCACGAGGACTGGGAGATGGTGTCCCGGCACTCATCCTGGGGAGATGCTGGTTTGGGTGACGGTCTTGGGTCTCCAGTGTTAAGCGCTAAGCAGGGAAAGAATTGGGACAGAAGCATGCCGGTGGAAGCAAAAGGTCAGAAAGAGTGTCGTCAGGTTAGTGTCAGGTTCCAGGTCCATTATATCACAAGTGCTGGTGTGCAGTTCATCGCCGTAACGGGAGACCACGAGAGTCTTGGGAGATGGAATGCTTACATCCCGCTCCAGTGTAACAGGGATGGGTTCTGGTCTCGGTCTGTGTCCCTGCCGGCAGACACGGTGGTGGAGTGGAAGTTTGTGGTGGTAGAGAACGGAGAAGTTGCTCGTTGGGAAGAATGCAGCAATAGATTCTTAGAGACTGGTCATGAGGATAAAGTGGTTCACAGGTGGTGGGGGATTCACTGA